A genomic window from Camelus ferus isolate YT-003-E chromosome 9, BCGSAC_Cfer_1.0, whole genome shotgun sequence includes:
- the LOC116666096 gene encoding uncharacterized protein LOC116666096 produces MALLQDVCGRAGASYVRRRAQSRGSSGDTPGWVPPPARCQDAATLKSPFPGPRLLRRRRQNAGDAAFRRRWEAVGRWLGELVYRERHKEGGSTQPRGPRTRLLSGARSPRPEPASSATPGGASLAFPRRVSVGSTSWLRRHPLGDDPQAGLLNLPPDPPVLPGFLEFYSLRFGGCGSSVFLGVEGVPPSAMDSPSLSRYRWSLFTIWSTNHTLTYLMGPVDSTGPAMLMEAEGRAWKSPTYQIPVAVPIYILPTSVQRFPFLHILTDICCSCSF; encoded by the exons ATGGCGCTGTTACAGGACGTGTG TGGCCGGGCCGGGGCCTCCTATGTCCGGCGACGGGCACAGTCTCGCGGGTCCAGCGGGGACACCCCGGGCTGGGTTCCCCCACCTGCCCGCTGCCAGGATGCAGCCACCCTGAAAAGCCCGTTTCCGGGACCCCGACTTCTGAGGAGGAGGCGGCAAAACGCGGGGGACGCGGCTTTCAGGCGGCGGTGGGAGGCAGTGGGACGCTGGCTAGGGGAGCTCGTATACCGAGAGCGGCACAAAGAGGGAG GCAGCACGCAGCCCCGCGGGCCCAGGACCCGCCTCCTGTCGGGCGCTCGCTCGCCCCGCCCGGAGCCCGCTTCCTCCGCGACGCCAGGAGGCGCCTCACTCGCCTTCCCTCGGCGCGTTTCCGTAGGTTCGACGTCTTGGCTGAGACGACATCCACTCGGGGATGATCCACAGGCAGGGCTTTTAAATCTTCCGCCAGATCCACCTGTTCTGCCGGGATTTCTAGAGTTTTATTCCCTGAG GTTCGGCGGCTGTGGAAGCTCAGTCTTCCTGGGTGTTGAGGGAGTTCCGCCCAGCGCGATGGATTCTCCAAGTCTCAGCAGATACCGCTGGTCTCTCTTCACCATCTGGAGCACCAACCACACCTTGACCTACCTGATGGGACCTGTGGATTCCACAGGACCTGCCATGCTGATGGAGGCTGAAGGAAGGGCATGGAAATCACCAACATATCAGATTCCAG tggctgtaccaatttacattctcccCACCAGTGTAcagaggttcccttttctccacatcctcaccgacatTTGTTGTTCGTGTTCTTTTTGA